The Kluyvera intermedia genome window below encodes:
- the bglA gene encoding 6-phospho-beta-glucosidase BglA, producing the protein MKKLTLPKDFLWGGAVAAHQVEGGWNKGGKGPSICDVLTGGAHGVPREITQEVVPGKYYPNHEAIDFHGHYKEDIKLFAEMGFKCFRTSIAWTRIFPNGDETQPNEEGLKFYDDMFDELLKYNIEPVITLSHFEMPLHLVQQYGAWTNRKVVDFFVRFAEVVFERYKHKVKYWMTFNEINNQRNWRAPLFGYCCSGVVYTEHENPEETMYQVLHHQFVASALAVKAARRINPEMQVGCMLAMVALYPYSCKPEDVMFAQESMRERYVFTDVQMRGYYPRYVLNEWERRGFNIKMEAGDEEILREGTCAYLGLSYYMTNAVKAEGGSGDAISGFEGSVPNPHVKASDWGWQIDPVGLRYSLCELYERYQKPLFIVENGFGAYDKVEDDGSINDDYRIDYLRAHVEEMMKAVTYDGVDLMGYTPWGCIDCVSFTTGQYSKRYGFIYVNKHDDGTGDMSRSRKKSFNWYKEVIASNGESL; encoded by the coding sequence ATGAAAAAACTGACCTTACCGAAAGATTTTTTATGGGGTGGCGCAGTTGCCGCGCACCAGGTTGAAGGCGGCTGGAATAAAGGCGGCAAAGGCCCCAGCATCTGTGATGTGCTAACCGGTGGCGCTCACGGCGTTCCCCGCGAAATTACACAAGAAGTGGTGCCGGGTAAATACTATCCGAACCATGAGGCCATCGACTTCCACGGCCACTACAAAGAAGACATCAAGCTGTTTGCCGAGATGGGCTTCAAATGCTTCCGCACCTCGATTGCCTGGACCCGCATCTTCCCGAACGGCGATGAAACCCAGCCAAATGAAGAAGGGCTGAAGTTCTACGACGACATGTTCGATGAACTGCTGAAATACAACATCGAGCCGGTTATCACCCTCTCCCATTTCGAAATGCCGCTGCATCTGGTGCAACAGTACGGTGCCTGGACCAACCGCAAAGTGGTCGATTTCTTTGTGCGCTTCGCTGAAGTCGTTTTCGAGCGTTATAAGCACAAGGTCAAATACTGGATGACCTTCAACGAAATCAATAACCAGCGTAACTGGCGCGCACCGCTGTTTGGTTACTGCTGCTCCGGCGTAGTTTACACCGAGCATGAGAACCCAGAAGAGACCATGTATCAGGTGCTGCACCACCAATTCGTCGCCAGCGCCCTGGCGGTGAAGGCCGCGCGTCGTATCAATCCAGAGATGCAGGTCGGCTGCATGCTGGCGATGGTTGCACTCTATCCGTATTCCTGTAAGCCGGAAGACGTGATGTTTGCCCAAGAGTCGATGCGTGAGCGTTATGTCTTTACCGACGTGCAAATGCGTGGCTACTACCCGCGCTATGTGCTGAATGAGTGGGAACGTCGTGGCTTCAATATCAAAATGGAAGCGGGCGATGAAGAGATCCTGCGTGAAGGCACCTGCGCTTATCTGGGGCTTAGCTACTACATGACCAACGCCGTGAAGGCCGAAGGCGGCAGCGGCGATGCAATTTCCGGCTTCGAAGGCAGCGTACCGAACCCGCATGTGAAGGCTTCCGACTGGGGGTGGCAGATTGACCCGGTTGGCCTGCGTTACTCTCTGTGCGAACTGTACGAGCGCTATCAAAAGCCGCTGTTTATCGTCGAAAACGGTTTTGGTGCCTACGATAAAGTAGAAGACGATGGCAGCATCAATGATGACTACCGTATCGACTATTTGCGTGCGCACGTGGAAGAGATGATGAAGGCGGTCACTTATGATGGTGTTGACCTGATGGGTTACACGCCGTGGGGCTGCATCGACTGTGTGTCGTTCACTACCGGGCAGTACAGCAAGCGCTATGGCTTTATCTATGTGAACAAGCATGACGATGGTACGGGTGATATGTCGCGTTCACGTAAGAAGAGTTTTAACTGGTACAAAGAGGTGATTGCTAGCAACGGCGAGAGTCTGTAA